The proteins below are encoded in one region of Ricinus communis isolate WT05 ecotype wild-type chromosome 6, ASM1957865v1, whole genome shotgun sequence:
- the LOC8289292 gene encoding protein EMSY-LIKE 3: MDYEPYDSSGTDDDLPPSHQSRIPRGGRVAGNGRPVAASMPYPRMYGETDMETQIHQLEQEAYSSVLRAFKAQADAITWEKESLITELRKELRLSNEEHRELLGRVNADDVIRRIREWRQTGGLQSGMLGTGQAVHDPIPSPTVSASRKKQKITPSVPSQSFGGPSPSFHPQAVSASHQPSSSAKRGPVSGSKSKKQKPALPGASSMKSIPYPSSGPSGRGQVANRISSGAAPEGAIPESLVGKKVKTRWPDDNNFYEAVITQYNPVEGRHALVYDMGSANETWEWVNLSEISPEDIQWQVEDPEVSHRGGYGQSGYGINRSAGRDNVPGIGRGRGVPKGQSRKELLPSQNGVGKKMPDDIQILHTDTLIKEVERVFGTNHPDPLEIEKAKKVLKDHEQALIDAISRIADISDGESDEGGHHYGQAMERE, encoded by the exons GAACTGATGATGATCTGCCCCCATCACATCAAAGCAGAATTCCTAGAGGGGGGCGTGTGGCTGGGAACGGACGGCCAGTTGCAGCTTCTATGCCATACCCTAGAATGTATGGTGAAACTGACATGGAGACCCAGATTCACCAACTTGAGCAAGAAGCATACAGTTCAGTTCTAAGAGCCTTTAAAGCTCAAGCTGATGCCATTACTTGG GAGAAAGAAAGTCTGATAACAGAACTTAGAAAGGAATTGAGATTATCTAATGAGGAGCATAGGGAGCTTCTTGGCCGGGTTAATGCTGATGATGTCATCCGAAGGATAAG GGAATGGCGACAGACAGGTGGACTTCAATCTGGCATGCTTGGTACAGGTCAAGCTGTTCATGACCCAATACCCAGCCCCACTGTCTCTGCATCTCGCAAGAAACAGAAGATTACCCCTTCAGTACCTTCTCAATCTTTCGGTGGGCCATCTCCATCATTTCATCCACAAGCTGTTTCTGCTTCACATCAACCATCTTCCTCTGCTAAACGTGGACCTGTCAGTGGATCAAAGAGCAAGAAGCAAAAACCT GCTTTACCAGGTGCATCGTCAATGAAGTCCATTCCATACCCATCCTCAGGTCCATCTGGAAGGGGTCAAGTAGCTAATAGAATTTCTTCTGGTGCTGCTCCTGAAGGAGCTATACCAGAATCATTAGTTGGGAAGAAAGTCAAGACTAGGTGGCCTGATGACAATAACTTTTATGAAGCTGTTATAACTCAATATAACCCTGTTGAG GGACGACATGCTTTGGTATATGATATGGGATCAGCGAATGAGACATGGGAGTGGGTTAATCTTTCTGAG ATCTCTCCTGAGGATATACAATGGCAAGTCGAGGACCCTGAAGTATCTCATCGAGGGGGTTATGGTCAATCAGGCTATGGAATTAACAGATCTGCAGGACGTGATAATGTTCCAGGCATAGGAAGAGGCAGAGGTGTCCCAAAGGGTCAATCCAGAAAAGAATTGTTGCCTTCACAGAATGGAGTTGGAAAGAAGATGCCAGATGATATACAAATTCTTCACACTGATACTCTAATCAAGGAA GTGGAGAGAGTCTTTGGTACAAATCATCCTGATCCTCTTGAGATTGAGAAAGCGAAGAAAGTGTTGAAG GACCATGAACAAGCACTTATTGATGCAATTTCAAGGATTGCAGATATTTCTGATGGGGAGAGCG